One genomic region from Salvia hispanica cultivar TCC Black 2014 chromosome 2, UniMelb_Shisp_WGS_1.0, whole genome shotgun sequence encodes:
- the LOC125207287 gene encoding iron-sulfur cluster co-chaperone protein HscB homolog, translating to MWMKKLLHSTRIPAIVSRAINSTDLTSSVCIATLHDSAIFSSPLSSLSLSSLQRRSSPNLTSILSRENAIFFVKDKSPFSSLSEDAKLYCWNCATKADDATSFLFCQACRSVQPVNQSIDYFQIFGLGRRYSIEDGELEKKYKDWQKKLHPDLVHSKTQRERDYAAEQSARVIDAYRTLADPLSRAIYIMKLEGVPVDEEERITDPELLAEIMELREAVDEAEDAQTLNQIQAQLQEKLRDWSKSFEDAYLRKNFEDGLASIRRMTYYKRANEEIVKKL from the exons ATGTGGATGAAGAAGCTTCTCCACTCCACACGAATCCCAGCAATTGTTTCTCGTGCAATCAATTCCACAGATTTAACCTCTTCTGTTTGCATCGCTACTCTTCATGATTCTGCGATTTTCAGCTCTCCTctctcctccctctctctcagCAGCCTCCAACGAAGATCGTCGCCAAACCTAACCAGTATCCTTTCCAGAGAAAACGCAATTTTCTTTGTAAAAGATAAGAGCCCTTTCTCATCGCTCTCAGAGGACGCCAAACTTTACTGCTGGAACTGCGCCACCAAGGCCGACGATGCGACGTCGTTCCTCTTCTGCCAAGCCTGTCGCAGCGTCCAACCGGTCAATCAATCCATCgattatttccaaattttcgGCCT AGGAAGGAGATACAGTATTGAGGATGGGGAATTAGAGAAGAAGTACAAAGATTGGCAAAAGAAACTTCATCCGGATTTGGTTCATTCTAAAACGCAG AGGGAGAGGGATTATGCGGCTGAGCAGTCTGCTCGGGTTATAGATGCGTATCGGACACTTGCTGACCCATTGTCGAGGGCAATCTACATT ATGAAGTTGGAAGGTGTGCCAGTTGACGAAGAAGAAAGGATCACTGATCCAGAACTACTTGCAGAG ATCATGGAATTAAGGGAGGCTGTTGATGAAGCAGAAGATGCTCAGACATTAAATCAAATACAGGCTCAG TTgcaagaaaaattgagagattgGTCCAAGTCATTTGAAGATGCATATTTGAGGAAAAACTTTGAAGATGGTCTGGCTTCAATTCGCAGAATGACTTACTACAAACGTGCCAATGAAGAAATTGTGAAGAAACTTTAA